The Nocardioides sp. S-1144 genome includes a region encoding these proteins:
- a CDS encoding SDR family NAD(P)-dependent oxidoreductase → MSDGVRAGADRVVLVTGAAGGMGAGHARALAADGWRVVLADVADCAPVVEEIRSAGGTASGHPLDVTDPAQWEALVADVATTHGALYGLVNNAGISRRLRFMDTPHDVWRRVLAINLDGPFLGTQACAPLMRDSGGGSIVNISSIAGQIGYFSPSYSASKWALRGLTKSAAGELAAWGIRVNSVHPGLVETPLLAGADGFVESAVASIPFGRMGRPGEITDVVAFLLGDGSSYMSGAELTVDGALVSNGTYHRILTEMDGEL, encoded by the coding sequence ATGTCTGACGGCGTCCGCGCCGGTGCCGACCGCGTCGTCCTGGTCACCGGCGCCGCCGGCGGCATGGGCGCCGGCCACGCACGGGCGCTGGCCGCCGACGGCTGGCGGGTCGTCCTGGCCGACGTCGCCGACTGCGCGCCGGTGGTCGAGGAGATCCGCTCCGCCGGCGGCACCGCCAGCGGGCACCCGCTCGACGTGACCGACCCCGCACAGTGGGAGGCGCTCGTCGCCGACGTCGCGACCACGCACGGCGCGCTGTACGGGCTGGTCAACAACGCGGGGATCTCGCGGCGGCTTCGCTTCATGGACACCCCGCACGACGTGTGGCGCCGGGTGCTGGCGATCAACCTCGACGGGCCGTTCCTCGGCACCCAGGCGTGTGCGCCGCTGATGCGCGACTCCGGCGGGGGCTCGATCGTCAACATCTCCTCGATCGCCGGGCAGATCGGCTACTTCTCGCCGTCCTACTCCGCGTCGAAGTGGGCGCTGCGCGGGCTGACCAAGTCGGCCGCCGGCGAGCTCGCCGCCTGGGGCATCCGGGTCAACTCCGTGCACCCGGGGCTGGTCGAGACGCCACTGCTGGCCGGGGCCGACGGCTTCGTCGAGAGCGCCGTGGCCAGCATCCCGTTCGGCCGGATGGGCCGGCCCGGCGAGATCACCGACGTCGTCGCCTTCCTGCTCGGCGACGGCTCCTCCTACATGTCCGGCGCCGAGCTGACCGTCGACGGCGCCCTGGTCTCCAACGGGACCTACCACCGCATCCTCACCGAGATGGACGGAGAGCTCTGA
- a CDS encoding SDR family NAD(P)-dependent oxidoreductase, protein MTLLDPTTHEHPGRVEGARMAVDHPDLRDKVAVITGAGRGMGARFAAALARRGVRVLGADLDESLMGEAAAAIALEHDGLAGAGEVVGTGVDVRDRDAQQRVADLAVERFGRLDLWINNAGIFPEAPAADIPVSQIQATLAINVEGVLYGAQAAASAMAPGGSIVNMASVAAVRVRRGRAAYCSSKAAVAHLTECLAVEYGDLGIRVNAIAPGFVDTEMTRWVQDDPPALAKALDSIPLHRIGSPEEVVGPMLFLLSDSARYVTGHILAVDGGSRHV, encoded by the coding sequence ATGACCCTGCTCGACCCCACCACCCACGAGCACCCCGGCCGCGTCGAGGGCGCCCGGATGGCCGTCGACCACCCCGACCTGCGCGACAAGGTGGCCGTCATCACCGGCGCCGGCCGCGGCATGGGGGCCCGCTTCGCCGCCGCCCTCGCCCGTCGCGGCGTGCGGGTCCTCGGCGCCGACCTCGACGAGTCGCTGATGGGCGAGGCCGCCGCGGCGATCGCGCTCGAGCACGACGGCCTCGCGGGGGCCGGCGAGGTCGTCGGCACGGGCGTCGACGTCCGCGACCGCGACGCCCAGCAGCGGGTGGCCGACCTCGCCGTCGAGCGGTTCGGCCGCCTCGACCTGTGGATCAACAACGCCGGCATCTTCCCCGAGGCCCCGGCCGCCGACATCCCCGTCAGCCAGATCCAGGCCACGCTCGCGATCAACGTCGAGGGCGTGCTCTACGGCGCTCAGGCCGCCGCGTCCGCGATGGCCCCCGGCGGCTCGATCGTGAACATGGCCTCCGTCGCGGCGGTCCGCGTCCGGCGCGGCCGGGCGGCCTACTGCTCCTCGAAGGCGGCCGTGGCCCACCTGACCGAGTGCCTCGCCGTCGAGTACGGCGACCTGGGCATCCGCGTCAACGCGATCGCGCCCGGCTTCGTCGACACCGAGATGACCCGCTGGGTGCAGGACGACCCGCCGGCGCTCGCGAAGGCCCTCGACAGCATCCCGCTGCACCGCATCGGCTCGCCCGAGGAGGTCGTCGGCCCGATGCTGTTCCTGCTCTCCGACAGCGCCCGCTACGTCACCGGGCACATCCTGGCGGTCGACGGCGGCTCCCGGCATGTCTGA
- a CDS encoding nuclear transport factor 2 family protein — MSEVPETVALAALRLHARQSRLIDEGDAEGWAATFTADGVFDSPSYPEPARGGAALTAFARAFHDSCVASRTHLRHVVTNVDVEASGRDGEVVAHAYLQIVATPEGQDSRLVRLTTLTDRLVRHGDAWLVAHRLVRRDDVAPEPVTTTPDDRGAPA, encoded by the coding sequence ATGAGCGAGGTCCCCGAGACCGTGGCCCTGGCCGCGCTCCGGCTCCACGCCCGGCAGTCGCGCCTCATCGACGAGGGCGACGCCGAGGGCTGGGCGGCGACGTTCACCGCCGACGGCGTCTTCGACTCGCCGTCGTACCCCGAGCCGGCGCGCGGCGGAGCGGCCCTCACGGCCTTCGCCCGCGCGTTCCACGACTCCTGCGTCGCCAGCCGCACCCACCTGCGCCACGTCGTCACCAACGTCGACGTCGAGGCCTCCGGGCGCGACGGCGAGGTCGTCGCGCACGCCTACCTGCAGATCGTGGCCACCCCCGAGGGCCAGGACAGCCGCCTGGTGCGCCTGACCACCCTCACCGACCGGCTCGTCCGCCACGGCGACGCGTGGCTGGTCGCCCACCGGCTCGTCCGGCGCGACGACGTCGCGCCGGAGCCCGTCACCACCACCCCCGACGACCGAGGAGCACCCGCATGA
- a CDS encoding IclR family transcriptional regulator encodes MNEGTDVVVDAGMSKTLHSGLRVLAVLSARGEGMTITEVAEAVGVHRTVAHRFLRTLEAHRLVRRDRAKRFHPGAGLVPLADPVERDLRAAALPLLEELADAVGATAHLVVQEDPEHVRALMVVEPRSASMHVAFRPGQLDLVDRGSAGLAILAAQPARPGERPEVRVAREQGYAVTYSEVIPSVHGISAPVPLRRDGAPLSVGVSVFDLAEQDRVAAAVLSTAAQLARVAG; translated from the coding sequence ATGAACGAGGGGACCGACGTCGTCGTCGACGCCGGCATGTCCAAGACGCTGCACTCGGGTCTGCGCGTGCTGGCGGTGCTCAGCGCCCGCGGCGAGGGCATGACGATCACCGAGGTCGCCGAGGCCGTCGGCGTGCACCGCACCGTCGCGCACCGCTTCCTGCGCACCCTCGAGGCGCACCGCCTCGTGCGGCGCGACCGGGCCAAGCGCTTCCACCCCGGCGCGGGACTGGTGCCGCTGGCCGACCCCGTCGAGCGCGACCTCCGCGCGGCCGCGCTCCCGCTGCTCGAGGAGCTCGCCGACGCCGTCGGGGCCACGGCACACCTGGTCGTCCAGGAGGATCCCGAGCACGTGCGCGCCCTCATGGTCGTCGAGCCCCGCAGCGCCTCGATGCACGTCGCCTTCCGGCCCGGCCAGCTCGACCTCGTCGACCGGGGCTCGGCCGGCCTGGCCATCCTCGCCGCCCAGCCGGCCCGTCCCGGTGAGCGGCCGGAGGTCCGGGTCGCGCGCGAGCAGGGCTACGCCGTGACCTACTCCGAGGTGATCCCGTCGGTGCACGGCATCTCGGCGCCCGTGCCGCTGCGCCGCGACGGCGCGCCGCTCAGCGTCGGCGTCTCGGTCTTCGACCTGGCCGAGCAGGACCGGGTGGCCGCCGCCGTCCTGTCGACCGCGGCCCAGCTGGCGCGCGTCGCGGGCTGA